From a single Fulvivirga ulvae genomic region:
- a CDS encoding SusD/RagB family nutrient-binding outer membrane lipoprotein: protein MKKINIKILGAFLLMFLVAACDDDFQEINKNPNSPEDVPPSLLLPTIINNPVNESASLAWGYGNVVMQYTGKIQFTNEDRYNWGPQGNPYNTFFTALRDVNNILQITEESGENNYRGVTLVMKAWMYHVMTDAYGDVPYTDALQAKDGINLPAFDPQSDVYTGILADLEEANTLLGSSGETLAGDILYDGDVAKWKKFANSLRLRILMRLSDRLDPSGAMQAILNDPATPVFESNDDQAALTYLPDAPNQQPLYTTRSGSFDEYRLSENMEDRLKALNDPRLYVYAQPTTDSDAGLAGAPEDYEGVPNGLPDEEALQYSPSGDPAKGGSNFISRVGLMFSCRACDELASPIAAETVIMSYAELQFILAEASERGFISAGTAEDYYMEGISSTFDYYESRLQAGGFTELAAVVQPEAGYYAQADVAYTGTQQEKLRKIGVQKWIALFFNGMEAWFDWRRTGYPEITPGPGAVINTVPVRFQYPSDAQALNAEAYEAAIKRQGADLITTRVWWDVD from the coding sequence ATGAAAAAAATAAACATCAAAATACTGGGAGCTTTTTTGCTAATGTTCCTTGTAGCGGCATGTGACGACGACTTTCAGGAAATCAACAAAAACCCGAACAGCCCTGAGGATGTACCGCCGTCGCTGTTGCTCCCTACCATCATCAATAACCCTGTGAACGAGTCGGCAAGCCTGGCCTGGGGCTATGGAAACGTTGTGATGCAGTATACCGGCAAAATCCAGTTTACCAATGAGGACAGATACAACTGGGGGCCGCAGGGCAACCCTTACAATACCTTCTTCACTGCCCTTAGAGATGTAAACAATATACTTCAGATCACTGAAGAGTCAGGAGAAAACAACTATAGAGGTGTCACATTGGTTATGAAAGCCTGGATGTATCATGTAATGACCGATGCTTATGGTGATGTGCCTTACACCGATGCTTTACAGGCCAAAGACGGGATTAATCTGCCTGCCTTTGACCCTCAGAGCGATGTGTATACCGGTATTTTGGCTGATCTGGAGGAGGCCAATACATTGCTTGGAAGTAGCGGGGAAACGTTGGCAGGTGATATTTTGTATGATGGTGATGTTGCCAAATGGAAGAAGTTTGCCAACTCTCTGCGTTTGAGAATATTAATGAGATTGTCAGACAGGCTTGATCCTTCAGGTGCCATGCAGGCCATCCTCAATGATCCTGCAACTCCGGTTTTTGAAAGCAATGATGATCAGGCTGCGCTTACGTACCTGCCAGATGCACCGAATCAGCAGCCGTTGTATACCACCCGGTCAGGCTCTTTTGATGAATACAGACTGAGCGAAAATATGGAAGACAGGCTAAAGGCGCTAAATGACCCGAGGCTATATGTATACGCCCAGCCTACCACGGATTCGGATGCCGGCCTGGCAGGTGCCCCGGAAGATTATGAAGGAGTGCCCAACGGTTTGCCCGATGAGGAAGCGCTGCAGTACTCTCCAAGTGGCGACCCGGCCAAAGGCGGTTCAAACTTTATCTCGCGGGTAGGGCTGATGTTCTCCTGCCGGGCATGTGATGAACTGGCCTCCCCAATCGCTGCCGAAACAGTGATCATGAGCTATGCAGAGCTGCAATTCATACTTGCGGAAGCCAGCGAGAGAGGGTTTATTTCTGCCGGTACTGCAGAGGATTATTATATGGAAGGTATTTCTTCTACTTTTGATTACTACGAATCCAGATTGCAGGCAGGAGGTTTTACAGAACTTGCCGCGGTAGTTCAGCCGGAGGCCGGCTACTATGCCCAGGCTGATGTGGCTTACACCGGTACGCAACAGGAGAAGTTGCGGAAAATCGGTGTACAAAAGTGGATTGCGCTGTTCTTTAACGGCATGGAAGCATGGTTTGACTGGAGAAGGACAGGATACCCTGAAATTACCCCGGGTCCCGGAGCAGTGATCAATACGGTTCCGGTAAGGTTTCAGTACCCATCGGATGCCCAGGCACTGAATGCTGAAGCCTATGAGGCAGCAATTAAAAGACAAGGTGCTGATCTCATCACCACAAGAGTGTGGTGGGATGTAGACTAA